The Candidatus Woesearchaeota archaeon genome has a window encoding:
- the rpsO gene encoding 30S ribosomal protein S15, which yields MALNTKEKTKIIKEHNVHEKDTGSCEVQIALLTKEIDKLLLHLKKNPKDLHSKRGLLRMVIKRKKLLNYLKKESEKRYNAITKKIGLKK from the coding sequence ATGGCTTTAAACACCAAGGAAAAAACAAAAATAATCAAAGAGCATAATGTTCATGAAAAAGACACTGGGTCTTGTGAAGTTCAGATTGCTTTGCTTACTAAAGAAATAGATAAGCTTCTTTTGCATTTAAAAAAGAACCCAAAGGACTTGCACTCAAAAAGAGGATTATTAAGAATGGTTATTAAAAGAAAAAAATTGTTAAATTATCTTAAAAAAGAGTCTGAAAAAAGATACAACGCTATAACTAAAAAAATCGGGCTCAAAAAATAG